Proteins encoded by one window of Mercenaria mercenaria strain notata chromosome 4, MADL_Memer_1, whole genome shotgun sequence:
- the LOC123551756 gene encoding apical endosomal glycoprotein-like isoform X3, with the protein MDGFLKYSLWSAECTFEDGFCDWENVTSDWIPTQSGITIEKIQLPPHRTKNDDVYIAINNTRIKQAVNAKLISPRYPQGHACFGLWYSLHKGKSKITIRTIENQKEKETDLKKSEPSKWKHILINVSPSERFNIEIVGELKNSNAGFVAVDDTMVTTGTLCSADCNFDVGFCAWEQQGNAWKRINGSTLSDDKRPTKDHTSGDGYYIYVKGEGRLSVMFEGAGQNCLTFWFYIYDENRNSLHVYVTTYADGKQPVYSVDKNKTKQWIEAQIDIVPEAHTIILEGETNTGNSEGIAVDDILIRAGVCNPGETGRSLVAVYVSVPLIITLTVVISVSIFIWRKRYANGRTSSDARREALGDSKGHLNSSVTNKSYTGHIPEKQNNQMHTKASETTSVGSDYAVITDGNIQPHDCNKTEYNTININQKIQHDRDYGYDRLQHTLSPFVDKSYSHVLPNDNNSFDRNDGTVKPLAASRNETQRGCIDPAVSNAKENTCIGSIPCDTTQSTPKFAFEMEDELDVEYDHAQAGGLDPDVAKRDDYSHLHSADSNIGAIKDKRANRTEKTAGNPKENAEEDNCFSILEKDGNFEDVPGTQDSSCHDYFVLEKEQ; encoded by the exons CTTTATGGAGTGCTGAATGTACTTTTGAAGATGGATTTTGTGACTGGGAGAATGTCACATCTGACTGGATACCAACACAAAGTGGCATTaccattgaaaaaatacaattacCGCCTCACCGTACCAAAAACG ATGATGTGTACATTGCAATAAATAATACTCGGATAAAACAGGCAGTAAATGCTAAACTCATTAGCCCAAGATATCCGCAAGGGCATGCTTGTTTTGGATTATGGTACTCGCTCCATAAAGGTAAAAGTAAAATAACCATTCGGACAATAgaaaatcaaaaggaaaaagaAACTGACTTGAAGAAAAGCGAACCAAGCAAATGGAAACACATACTGATAAATGTTAGCCCTTCGGAACGTTTCaat ATTGAGATTGTAGGTGAACTCAAAAACAGCAATGCAGGGTTTGTAGCTGTTGATGATACAATGGTAACAACTGGCACTCTTTGTTCAGCAG ATTGCAACTTTGATGTAGGATTCTGCGCCTGGGAGCAACAAGGCAACGCTTGGAAAAGGATAAATGGCAGCACTCTTAGTGATGATAAAAGACCAACCAAGGACCACACTTCTGGAG ATGGatattacatatatgtaaaagGCGAAGGCAGATTATCAGTTATGTTTGAAGGCGCCGGACAAAATTGCTTAACGTTTTGGTTCTATATATATGATGAAAATAGGAACTCTCTTCATGTGTACGTTACAACATACGCCGATGGTAAACAACCTGTATATTCtgttgacaaaaacaaaacaaagcaatgGATAGAAGCACAGATCGATATTGTTCCTGAGGCTCATACG ATCATACTTGAAGGTGAAACAAATACTGGGAATTCAGAAGGTATAGCTGTTGATGATATTCTGATAAGAGCTGGTGTTTGCAATCCAG GTGAAACTGGACGATCTCTAGTGGCAGTTTATGTTTCGGTTCCACTTATCATTACTCTTACAGTGGTCATCAGTGTCTCAATATTCATATGGAG GAAAAGATATGCAAATGGCAGGACGTCCTCTGATGCTCGACGTGAGGCTTTGGGAGACAGTAAAGGTCATTTAAATTCTTCAGTAACCAATAAATCGTACACAGGTCATATcccagaaaaacaaaacaatcaaatgCATACCAAGGCAAGTGAAACGACATCAGTTGGAAGTGACTATGCCGTGATTACCGACGGCAACATTCAGCCACATGACTGTAACAAAACTGAATATAACACTATTAATATAAACCAAAAAATTCAGCATGACCGCGATTACGGCTATGATCGTCTGCAACACACTTTATCGCCTTTTGTTGATAAATCATACTCACATGTGTTGCCAAACGACAACAACAGTTTCGACAGAAATGATGGTACCGTGAAGCCGTTGGCTGCATCTAGAAATGAAACTCAGAGAGGATGCATCGACCCTGCTGTTTCAAATGCAAAGGAAAACACATGCATAGGGTCTATTCCTTGCGACACTACACAAAGTACACCAAAATTTGCGTTTGAAATGGAAGATGAGCTTGATGTAGAATACGATCACGCCCAAGCCGGAGGCCTTGATCCAGACGTTGCAAAGCGTGACGACTATTCGCATTTGCATAGTGCGGATTCGAATATTGGTGCTATTAAAGACAAGCGGGCTAATCGCACCGAGAAGACTGCAGGTAATCCCAAAGAGAATGCCGAAGAAGATAATTGTTTCAGTATATTGGAAAAAGATGGGAACTTTGAAGATGTCCCTGGAACACAGGACTCAAGTTGTCATGATTACTTCGTTTTAGAAAAGGAGCAGTAA
- the LOC123551756 gene encoding apical endosomal glycoprotein-like isoform X1 gives MDGFLKYCMLCYLFHITKALWSAECTFEDGFCDWENVTSDWIPTQSGITIEKIQLPPHRTKNDDVYIAINNTRIKQAVNAKLISPRYPQGHACFGLWYSLHKGKSKITIRTIENQKEKETDLKKSEPSKWKHILINVSPSERFNIEIVGELKNSNAGFVAVDDTMVTTGTLCSADCNFDVGFCAWEQQGNAWKRINGSTLSDDKRPTKDHTSGDGYYIYVKGEGRLSVMFEGAGQNCLTFWFYIYDENRNSLHVYVTTYADGKQPVYSVDKNKTKQWIEAQIDIVPEAHTIILEGETNTGNSEGIAVDDILIRAGVCNPGETGRSLVAVYVSVPLIITLTVVISVSIFIWRKRYANGRTSSDARREALGDSKGHLNSSVTNKSYTGHIPEKQNNQMHTKASETTSVGSDYAVITDGNIQPHDCNKTEYNTININQKIQHDRDYGYDRLQHTLSPFVDKSYSHVLPNDNNSFDRNDGTVKPLAASRNETQRGCIDPAVSNAKENTCIGSIPCDTTQSTPKFAFEMEDELDVEYDHAQAGGLDPDVAKRDDYSHLHSADSNIGAIKDKRANRTEKTAGNPKENAEEDNCFSILEKDGNFEDVPGTQDSSCHDYFVLEKEQ, from the exons CTTTATGGAGTGCTGAATGTACTTTTGAAGATGGATTTTGTGACTGGGAGAATGTCACATCTGACTGGATACCAACACAAAGTGGCATTaccattgaaaaaatacaattacCGCCTCACCGTACCAAAAACG ATGATGTGTACATTGCAATAAATAATACTCGGATAAAACAGGCAGTAAATGCTAAACTCATTAGCCCAAGATATCCGCAAGGGCATGCTTGTTTTGGATTATGGTACTCGCTCCATAAAGGTAAAAGTAAAATAACCATTCGGACAATAgaaaatcaaaaggaaaaagaAACTGACTTGAAGAAAAGCGAACCAAGCAAATGGAAACACATACTGATAAATGTTAGCCCTTCGGAACGTTTCaat ATTGAGATTGTAGGTGAACTCAAAAACAGCAATGCAGGGTTTGTAGCTGTTGATGATACAATGGTAACAACTGGCACTCTTTGTTCAGCAG ATTGCAACTTTGATGTAGGATTCTGCGCCTGGGAGCAACAAGGCAACGCTTGGAAAAGGATAAATGGCAGCACTCTTAGTGATGATAAAAGACCAACCAAGGACCACACTTCTGGAG ATGGatattacatatatgtaaaagGCGAAGGCAGATTATCAGTTATGTTTGAAGGCGCCGGACAAAATTGCTTAACGTTTTGGTTCTATATATATGATGAAAATAGGAACTCTCTTCATGTGTACGTTACAACATACGCCGATGGTAAACAACCTGTATATTCtgttgacaaaaacaaaacaaagcaatgGATAGAAGCACAGATCGATATTGTTCCTGAGGCTCATACG ATCATACTTGAAGGTGAAACAAATACTGGGAATTCAGAAGGTATAGCTGTTGATGATATTCTGATAAGAGCTGGTGTTTGCAATCCAG GTGAAACTGGACGATCTCTAGTGGCAGTTTATGTTTCGGTTCCACTTATCATTACTCTTACAGTGGTCATCAGTGTCTCAATATTCATATGGAG GAAAAGATATGCAAATGGCAGGACGTCCTCTGATGCTCGACGTGAGGCTTTGGGAGACAGTAAAGGTCATTTAAATTCTTCAGTAACCAATAAATCGTACACAGGTCATATcccagaaaaacaaaacaatcaaatgCATACCAAGGCAAGTGAAACGACATCAGTTGGAAGTGACTATGCCGTGATTACCGACGGCAACATTCAGCCACATGACTGTAACAAAACTGAATATAACACTATTAATATAAACCAAAAAATTCAGCATGACCGCGATTACGGCTATGATCGTCTGCAACACACTTTATCGCCTTTTGTTGATAAATCATACTCACATGTGTTGCCAAACGACAACAACAGTTTCGACAGAAATGATGGTACCGTGAAGCCGTTGGCTGCATCTAGAAATGAAACTCAGAGAGGATGCATCGACCCTGCTGTTTCAAATGCAAAGGAAAACACATGCATAGGGTCTATTCCTTGCGACACTACACAAAGTACACCAAAATTTGCGTTTGAAATGGAAGATGAGCTTGATGTAGAATACGATCACGCCCAAGCCGGAGGCCTTGATCCAGACGTTGCAAAGCGTGACGACTATTCGCATTTGCATAGTGCGGATTCGAATATTGGTGCTATTAAAGACAAGCGGGCTAATCGCACCGAGAAGACTGCAGGTAATCCCAAAGAGAATGCCGAAGAAGATAATTGTTTCAGTATATTGGAAAAAGATGGGAACTTTGAAGATGTCCCTGGAACACAGGACTCAAGTTGTCATGATTACTTCGTTTTAGAAAAGGAGCAGTAA
- the LOC123551756 gene encoding MAM and LDL-receptor class A domain-containing protein 1-like isoform X2 encodes MDGFLKYCMLCYLFHITKALWSAECTFEDGFCDWENVTSDWIPTQSGITIEKIQLPPHRTKNDDVYIAINNTRIKQAVNAKLISPRYPQGHACFGLWYSLHKGKSKITIRTIENQKEKETDLKKSEPSKWKHILINVSPSERFNIEIVGELKNSNAGFVAVDDTMVTTGTLCSADCNFDVGFCAWEQQGNAWKRINGSTLSDDKRPTKDHTSGDGYYIYVKGEGRLSVMFEGAGQNCLTFWFYIYDENRNSLHVYVTTYADGKQPVYSVDKNKTKQWIEAQIDIVPEAHTIILEGETNTGNSEGIAVDDILIRAGVCNPGETGRSLVAVYVSVPLIITLTVVISVSIFIWRYANGRTSSDARREALGDSKGHLNSSVTNKSYTGHIPEKQNNQMHTKASETTSVGSDYAVITDGNIQPHDCNKTEYNTININQKIQHDRDYGYDRLQHTLSPFVDKSYSHVLPNDNNSFDRNDGTVKPLAASRNETQRGCIDPAVSNAKENTCIGSIPCDTTQSTPKFAFEMEDELDVEYDHAQAGGLDPDVAKRDDYSHLHSADSNIGAIKDKRANRTEKTAGNPKENAEEDNCFSILEKDGNFEDVPGTQDSSCHDYFVLEKEQ; translated from the exons CTTTATGGAGTGCTGAATGTACTTTTGAAGATGGATTTTGTGACTGGGAGAATGTCACATCTGACTGGATACCAACACAAAGTGGCATTaccattgaaaaaatacaattacCGCCTCACCGTACCAAAAACG ATGATGTGTACATTGCAATAAATAATACTCGGATAAAACAGGCAGTAAATGCTAAACTCATTAGCCCAAGATATCCGCAAGGGCATGCTTGTTTTGGATTATGGTACTCGCTCCATAAAGGTAAAAGTAAAATAACCATTCGGACAATAgaaaatcaaaaggaaaaagaAACTGACTTGAAGAAAAGCGAACCAAGCAAATGGAAACACATACTGATAAATGTTAGCCCTTCGGAACGTTTCaat ATTGAGATTGTAGGTGAACTCAAAAACAGCAATGCAGGGTTTGTAGCTGTTGATGATACAATGGTAACAACTGGCACTCTTTGTTCAGCAG ATTGCAACTTTGATGTAGGATTCTGCGCCTGGGAGCAACAAGGCAACGCTTGGAAAAGGATAAATGGCAGCACTCTTAGTGATGATAAAAGACCAACCAAGGACCACACTTCTGGAG ATGGatattacatatatgtaaaagGCGAAGGCAGATTATCAGTTATGTTTGAAGGCGCCGGACAAAATTGCTTAACGTTTTGGTTCTATATATATGATGAAAATAGGAACTCTCTTCATGTGTACGTTACAACATACGCCGATGGTAAACAACCTGTATATTCtgttgacaaaaacaaaacaaagcaatgGATAGAAGCACAGATCGATATTGTTCCTGAGGCTCATACG ATCATACTTGAAGGTGAAACAAATACTGGGAATTCAGAAGGTATAGCTGTTGATGATATTCTGATAAGAGCTGGTGTTTGCAATCCAG GTGAAACTGGACGATCTCTAGTGGCAGTTTATGTTTCGGTTCCACTTATCATTACTCTTACAGTGGTCATCAGTGTCTCAATATTCATATGGAG ATATGCAAATGGCAGGACGTCCTCTGATGCTCGACGTGAGGCTTTGGGAGACAGTAAAGGTCATTTAAATTCTTCAGTAACCAATAAATCGTACACAGGTCATATcccagaaaaacaaaacaatcaaatgCATACCAAGGCAAGTGAAACGACATCAGTTGGAAGTGACTATGCCGTGATTACCGACGGCAACATTCAGCCACATGACTGTAACAAAACTGAATATAACACTATTAATATAAACCAAAAAATTCAGCATGACCGCGATTACGGCTATGATCGTCTGCAACACACTTTATCGCCTTTTGTTGATAAATCATACTCACATGTGTTGCCAAACGACAACAACAGTTTCGACAGAAATGATGGTACCGTGAAGCCGTTGGCTGCATCTAGAAATGAAACTCAGAGAGGATGCATCGACCCTGCTGTTTCAAATGCAAAGGAAAACACATGCATAGGGTCTATTCCTTGCGACACTACACAAAGTACACCAAAATTTGCGTTTGAAATGGAAGATGAGCTTGATGTAGAATACGATCACGCCCAAGCCGGAGGCCTTGATCCAGACGTTGCAAAGCGTGACGACTATTCGCATTTGCATAGTGCGGATTCGAATATTGGTGCTATTAAAGACAAGCGGGCTAATCGCACCGAGAAGACTGCAGGTAATCCCAAAGAGAATGCCGAAGAAGATAATTGTTTCAGTATATTGGAAAAAGATGGGAACTTTGAAGATGTCCCTGGAACACAGGACTCAAGTTGTCATGATTACTTCGTTTTAGAAAAGGAGCAGTAA